The following proteins come from a genomic window of Rhodoligotrophos sp. CJ14:
- the secE gene encoding preprotein translocase subunit SecE: protein MAKTNPFQFVQQVRAEMAKVTWPTRKETMITTAMVMIMVVFASLFFLLVDEILSFAVGYVLGIRA from the coding sequence ATGGCGAAGACGAATCCATTCCAGTTCGTGCAGCAGGTCCGTGCCGAAATGGCCAAGGTGACCTGGCCGACGCGCAAGGAGACGATGATCACCACGGCGATGGTGATGATCATGGTTGTGTTCGCTTCCCTGTTCTTCCTCCTGGTCGACGAGATCCTGAGCTTTGCCGTTGGCTATGTGCTCGGGATCCGGGCGTGA
- the tuf gene encoding elongation factor Tu: protein MAKQKFDRSKPHVNIGTIGHVDHGKTSLTAAITKVLAETGGATFTAYDQIDKAPEEKARGITISTSHVEYETKNRHYAHVDCPGHADYVKNMITGAAQMDGAILVVSAADGPMPQTREHILLARQVGVPALVVFLNKVDQVDDPELLELVEMEVRELLSKYDFPGDDIPVVSGSALAALEDRDPEGIGRASVLKLMEAVDAYIPTPERPKDQPFLMPIEDVFSISGRGTVVTGRIERGVVKVGEEVEIVGIKDTRKTTVTGVEMFRKLLDQGEAGDNIGALLRGIDREMVERGQVLCKPGSVKPHKKFTAEAYILTKEEGGRHTPFFTNYRPQFYFRTTDVTGVVTLPEGVEMVMPGDNVSMSVELITPIAMEEKLRFAIREGGRTVGAGVVSSIEE, encoded by the coding sequence ATGGCCAAGCAGAAGTTCGATCGTTCGAAGCCGCATGTGAACATTGGGACGATTGGTCATGTTGATCATGGGAAGACGTCTCTGACGGCGGCGATCACGAAGGTTCTGGCGGAGACTGGCGGGGCGACGTTTACGGCCTATGACCAGATTGACAAGGCGCCTGAGGAGAAGGCGCGCGGGATCACGATCTCGACCTCGCATGTGGAATATGAGACGAAGAACCGTCACTATGCGCATGTGGACTGCCCTGGGCACGCGGACTATGTGAAGAACATGATCACGGGTGCGGCGCAGATGGACGGGGCGATCCTGGTTGTGTCGGCTGCTGACGGCCCGATGCCGCAGACGCGCGAGCACATTCTTCTGGCGCGTCAGGTTGGCGTTCCGGCTCTGGTTGTGTTCCTGAACAAGGTTGACCAGGTTGATGATCCCGAGCTTCTGGAGCTCGTGGAGATGGAGGTGCGCGAGCTTCTGTCGAAATACGATTTCCCTGGCGACGACATTCCGGTTGTGTCGGGCTCGGCGCTTGCGGCGCTTGAGGATCGCGATCCCGAGGGGATTGGCCGGGCCTCGGTGCTGAAGCTGATGGAGGCTGTGGATGCCTATATCCCGACGCCAGAGCGTCCGAAGGACCAGCCGTTCCTGATGCCGATCGAGGATGTGTTCTCGATTTCGGGGCGTGGCACGGTGGTGACGGGCCGCATCGAGCGTGGCGTTGTGAAGGTCGGCGAGGAAGTTGAGATCGTCGGCATCAAGGACACGCGCAAGACGACGGTGACGGGCGTGGAGATGTTCCGCAAGCTGCTGGATCAGGGCGAGGCTGGGGACAACATTGGTGCGCTGCTGCGCGGCATCGACCGCGAGATGGTTGAGCGTGGGCAGGTTTTGTGCAAGCCGGGCTCGGTGAAGCCGCACAAGAAGTTCACGGCTGAGGCCTATATCCTGACCAAGGAGGAGGGTGGCCGTCATACGCCATTCTTCACCAACTACCGTCCGCAATTCTATTTCCGGACGACGGATGTGACGGGCGTGGTGACGCTGCCGGAAGGCGTGGAGATGGTGATGCCGGGCGACAACGTGTCGATGAGCGTGGAACTGATCACGCCGATCGCCATGGAAGAGAAGCTGCGCTTCGCCATCCGTGAAGGCGGCCGCACCGTCGGCGCCGGCGTCGTCTCCTCAATCGAAGAGTAA
- the rplA gene encoding 50S ribosomal protein L1 has protein sequence MAKIAKRIAKINEGIDRNRAYELNEALKLLKERAVAKFDETIEIALNLGVDPRHADQMVRGVCQLPNGSGRDVRVAVFARGEKADQAKAAGAEIVGAEDLVERIQAGNVDFDRCIATPDMMPLVGRLGKVLGPRGLMPNPKVGTVTPDVAAAVKAAKGGAVEFKVEKAGIVHGGVGKASFTEDALVGNIRAFVDAVVKAKPAGAKGTYLKKVSLSSTMGPGVKVDLASLTVSA, from the coding sequence ATGGCCAAGATTGCCAAGCGCATTGCCAAGATCAACGAGGGCATCGATCGCAACCGGGCCTATGAGCTCAACGAGGCGCTGAAGCTTCTGAAGGAGCGTGCGGTCGCCAAGTTCGACGAGACGATCGAGATTGCCTTGAATCTCGGTGTTGATCCCCGCCATGCGGACCAGATGGTCCGCGGCGTCTGTCAGCTGCCGAACGGCTCGGGCCGCGATGTTCGCGTCGCCGTCTTTGCCCGTGGGGAAAAGGCCGATCAGGCCAAGGCTGCGGGCGCCGAGATCGTTGGAGCCGAGGACCTGGTCGAGCGCATTCAGGCCGGGAATGTCGATTTCGACCGCTGCATCGCGACCCCGGACATGATGCCGCTTGTTGGCCGTCTCGGTAAGGTTTTGGGCCCGCGCGGCCTGATGCCGAACCCGAAGGTCGGCACCGTGACCCCCGACGTTGCCGCAGCCGTCAAGGCAGCCAAGGGCGGCGCGGTCGAGTTCAAGGTGGAGAAGGCGGGCATCGTCCATGGCGGTGTGGGTAAGGCGAGCTTCACGGAAGACGCGTTGGTCGGCAATATCCGCGCCTTTGTCGACGCGGTCGTGAAGGCCAAGCCTGCGGGCGCCAAGGGCACCTATCTCAAGAAGGTCTCGCTGAGCTCGACAATGGGCCCAGGCGTCAAGGTTGACCTTGCCAGCCTTACGGTCTCGGCGTAA
- the rplK gene encoding 50S ribosomal protein L11 translates to MAKKITGYVKLQVPAASATPSPPIGPALGQRGLNIMEFCKAFNAATQDLEKGAPCPTVITVYQDKSFTFEIKTPPASYLLRQAAKVAKGSKEAGRTTVGSVTMDQVRQIAQTKLKDLNARDLDQAAKIIAGSARSMGLQVVE, encoded by the coding sequence ATGGCAAAGAAGATTACCGGATATGTAAAGCTGCAGGTTCCTGCAGCCTCGGCGACCCCGTCGCCCCCGATTGGACCCGCGCTCGGTCAGCGCGGCCTCAACATTATGGAATTCTGCAAGGCCTTCAACGCCGCCACGCAGGATCTCGAGAAGGGTGCGCCTTGCCCGACCGTCATCACGGTCTATCAGGACAAGTCCTTCACGTTCGAGATCAAGACGCCGCCGGCCAGCTACCTGCTGCGCCAGGCCGCCAAGGTCGCCAAGGGTTCGAAGGAAGCAGGCCGCACCACCGTTGGTTCCGTCACCATGGACCAGGTGCGCCAGATCGCCCAGACCAAGCTGAAGGATCTGAACGCGCGCGATCTCGACCAGGCCGCGAAGATCATCGCGGGTTCCGCCCGCTCCATGGGCCTGCAGGTGGTGGAGTAA
- the rplJ gene encoding 50S ribosomal protein L10, protein MDRAEKQELINTLNQVFQTTGVVVVVGYQGLTAAQMNALRGNMAEADATFKVAKNRLVKLALDGTESDGIKDLFKGPTAVAYSADPIAAPKALVAYAKANEKLVILGGALGSRVLDADGVKALAELPSLDELRGKLIGLIQAPASRIASVLQAPGGQLARVLNAYATKGEAA, encoded by the coding sequence GTGGATAGAGCTGAAAAGCAAGAGCTCATCAACACGCTCAACCAGGTGTTCCAGACCACCGGCGTCGTCGTGGTGGTTGGCTACCAGGGCCTGACCGCGGCGCAGATGAATGCCCTGCGCGGCAACATGGCCGAGGCCGATGCGACCTTCAAGGTCGCGAAGAATCGCCTGGTCAAGCTTGCTCTTGATGGCACGGAATCGGACGGCATCAAGGACCTGTTCAAGGGTCCGACCGCCGTGGCCTATTCGGCCGATCCGATCGCCGCGCCAAAGGCATTGGTCGCCTACGCCAAAGCGAATGAGAAGCTGGTGATCTTAGGGGGTGCCCTGGGGTCGCGAGTTCTCGATGCCGATGGCGTGAAGGCTTTGGCTGAACTGCCGTCTCTCGACGAGTTGAGAGGCAAGCTGATCGGCCTCATCCAGGCTCCCGCCAGCCGTATCGCCAGCGTGCTCCAGGCACCTGGTGGTCAGCTTGCGCGAGTTCTGAATGCCTATGCCACCAAGGGCGAGGCCGCCTGA
- the rlmB gene encoding 23S rRNA (guanosine(2251)-2'-O)-methyltransferase RlmB yields MLYGRHSVEAALANPRRRLIKLWATQNALQRLEGKLPSGLAVELVAPHVLEQLAGSGSVHQGLVLEAQPLDSVLLEDVPAEGVVLVLDQVSDPHNFGAILRVAAAFGVHALITTERHGPGMTATLAKAASGGLEHVAVIRETNLARAIEAIKEKGFTVIGLDSEADNDLVTAPLQPPLALVLGAEGKGLRRLTRERCDLLARISLPGRIVSLNVSTAAAIALYIAQTARP; encoded by the coding sequence TTGCTTTATGGCCGCCATTCGGTGGAGGCCGCGCTCGCCAATCCGCGGCGTCGCCTGATCAAACTCTGGGCGACCCAGAATGCTCTACAGCGGCTCGAGGGCAAGCTGCCGTCCGGACTGGCGGTCGAGCTCGTCGCCCCGCATGTCTTGGAGCAATTGGCCGGTTCCGGCAGCGTCCATCAAGGCCTGGTGCTCGAGGCGCAGCCGCTCGATTCGGTCCTGCTGGAGGATGTTCCGGCCGAGGGCGTGGTTCTGGTGCTGGATCAGGTCTCCGATCCCCATAACTTTGGGGCGATCCTGCGGGTCGCTGCGGCGTTCGGGGTTCACGCGCTGATCACCACGGAGCGCCACGGGCCAGGCATGACGGCGACCTTGGCCAAGGCAGCGAGCGGCGGGCTCGAGCATGTGGCCGTGATCAGGGAGACCAATCTCGCCCGTGCGATCGAAGCTATCAAGGAGAAGGGCTTCACGGTCATCGGCCTCGACAGCGAGGCAGACAACGACTTGGTCACAGCGCCGCTCCAGCCGCCCCTCGCCCTGGTGCTTGGGGCGGAGGGCAAGGGATTGCGCCGATTGACCCGCGAGCGCTGCGATCTCCTGGCCCGGATCTCGCTGCCGGGGCGAATCGTGAGCCTCAACGTCTCGACCGCTGCGGCGATCGCGCTCTATATCGCCCAAACAGCGCGGCCTTAA
- the rpoB gene encoding DNA-directed RNA polymerase subunit beta translates to MTQTFTGRRRVRKFFGRMQEVAEMPNLIEVQKESYRQFLQVDEPAGGREDTGLQAVFKSVFPISDFSGQAMLEFVRYEFEPPKYDVDECQQRGMTFAAPLKVTLRLIVFEIDDETGAKSVKDIKEQDVYMGDMPFMTDNGTFVVNGTERVIVSQMHRSPGVFFDHDRGKTHSSGKLLFAGRIIPYRGSWLDFEFDAKDIVYVRIDRRRKLPVTTLFYALGLDGEEILHYFYDTVTYTRTDEGWRTPFDPKRYRGVKPERDLINAATGEVAVEAGRKITPRLARKLAEEGLTELLVRNEDLYGAYVADELVNPETGEIYAEAGDEINEAMLKLLEEAGYQELRILDIDHITTGAYMRNTLKTDKVENYEQALLEIYRVMRPGEPPTRETAEALFHGLFSDPERYDLSAVGRVKLNMRLDLNSPDTLRTLTREDILAVVKMLTDLRDGKGEIDDIDHLGNRRVRSVGELMENQFRVGLVRMERAIRERMSSVDIDTVMPHDLINAKPVAAAVREFFGSSQLSQFMDQTNPLSEVTHKRRLSALGPGGLTRERAGFEVRDVHPTHYGRICPIETPEGPNIGLINSLATFARVNKYGFIEAPYRKVKGGRVTDEVVYLSAIEEAKYHIGQANVLLDDEGRFLEELVTARIAGDVTMVSPDRLDYVDVSPKQLVSVAAALIPFLENDDANRALMGSNMQRQAVPLIKTDAPLVGTGMEEVVARDSGAAISARRTGIVDQVDSRRIVIRATEETDPSRSGVDIYNLAKFQRSNQNTCINQRPLVRVGDRVRAGDIIADGPSTDLGDLALGRNVLVAFMPWNGYNFEDSILISERAVRDDIFTSIHIEEFEVMARDTKLGPEEITRDIPNVGEEALKNLDEAGIVYIGAEVKPGDILVGKITPKGESPMTPEEKLLRAIFGEKASDVRDTSLRVPPGVQGTIVEVRVFNRHGVDKDERALAIEREEIERLAKDRDDELAILDRNTYGRLADFLTGKEAAGGPRGFKVEGKIDNAKLDEMPRSKWWEIALVDEKSLSELEAMRQQYEDSKKRLEQRFLDKVEKLQRGDELPPGVMKMVKVFVAVKRKIQPGDKMAGRHGNKGVISRIVPIEDMPFAEDGTPVDMVLNPLGVPSRMNVGQILETHLGWACAGLGRQIAELCDMYYENRDVAPLKKKLESIYGKGDGLAELKDEELVSLADSMRGGVPMATPVFDGAKEEDIVHMLEEAGVSSSGQVTLYDGRTGEAFDRKVTVGYIYMLKLHHLVDDKIHARSIGPYSLVTQQPLGGKAQFGGQRFGEMEVWALEAYGAAYTLQEMLTVKSDDVAGRTKVYEAIVRGDDTFEAGIPESFNVLVKEMRSLGLNVELTSSDT, encoded by the coding sequence ATGACTCAGACTTTCACCGGTCGCAGGCGGGTCCGCAAATTCTTTGGCCGTATGCAAGAAGTTGCGGAAATGCCGAACCTCATCGAGGTTCAGAAGGAATCCTATCGTCAGTTCCTTCAGGTGGATGAGCCGGCAGGTGGACGTGAGGATACCGGTCTGCAGGCCGTGTTCAAGTCCGTATTCCCCATCAGCGATTTTTCTGGGCAGGCGATGCTGGAATTCGTGCGTTACGAGTTCGAGCCGCCCAAATATGATGTGGATGAATGCCAGCAGCGTGGCATGACCTTCGCGGCGCCGCTCAAGGTCACCCTGCGTCTCATCGTTTTTGAGATTGATGATGAGACGGGCGCGAAATCGGTCAAGGACATCAAGGAGCAGGATGTCTATATGGGCGATATGCCCTTCATGACCGATAACGGCACATTCGTCGTCAACGGCACCGAGCGCGTCATTGTCTCCCAGATGCACCGCTCGCCAGGCGTGTTCTTCGACCATGACCGCGGCAAGACCCATTCGAGCGGCAAGCTGCTGTTCGCCGGCCGTATCATCCCCTATCGCGGCTCGTGGCTCGATTTCGAGTTCGACGCCAAGGACATCGTCTATGTCCGGATCGACCGCCGCCGCAAGCTGCCGGTGACGACGCTGTTCTATGCGCTCGGCCTCGATGGCGAGGAGATCCTCCACTATTTCTACGACACGGTAACCTATACCCGCACCGATGAGGGCTGGCGCACGCCATTTGATCCCAAGCGCTATCGCGGCGTGAAGCCGGAGCGTGACCTGATCAATGCGGCAACTGGCGAGGTGGCGGTCGAGGCTGGCCGCAAGATCACCCCACGCCTTGCCCGCAAGCTGGCGGAAGAGGGCCTGACCGAGCTGCTCGTGCGCAACGAGGACCTTTACGGTGCCTATGTCGCCGATGAGCTGGTCAATCCCGAGACCGGCGAGATTTATGCGGAAGCCGGCGACGAGATCAATGAGGCGATGTTGAAGCTGCTGGAGGAGGCCGGCTATCAGGAGCTGCGCATCCTCGACATCGATCACATCACCACCGGCGCCTATATGCGCAACACGCTGAAGACAGACAAGGTGGAGAACTACGAGCAGGCGCTGCTCGAGATCTACCGTGTCATGCGCCCAGGCGAGCCGCCCACCCGTGAGACGGCGGAGGCGCTGTTCCACGGCCTGTTCTCCGATCCCGAGCGTTATGACCTCTCGGCCGTCGGCCGTGTGAAGCTCAACATGCGCCTTGATCTCAACAGCCCGGACACGCTGCGCACCCTGACCCGCGAGGATATTCTCGCGGTCGTCAAGATGCTGACCGACCTGCGCGACGGCAAGGGCGAGATCGATGACATCGACCATCTCGGCAATCGCCGCGTGCGCTCCGTCGGCGAGCTCATGGAGAACCAGTTCCGCGTCGGCCTGGTTCGCATGGAGCGGGCGATCCGCGAGCGCATGAGCTCGGTCGACATCGACACGGTGATGCCCCATGACCTGATCAATGCCAAGCCCGTGGCAGCGGCCGTGCGCGAGTTCTTCGGATCCTCGCAGCTGTCCCAGTTCATGGATCAGACGAACCCATTGTCGGAAGTCACGCACAAGCGCCGTCTTTCGGCTCTTGGGCCAGGCGGTCTGACCCGCGAGCGGGCGGGCTTCGAGGTGCGCGACGTGCACCCGACCCATTATGGCCGCATCTGTCCGATCGAGACGCCGGAAGGCCCGAATATCGGCCTGATCAACTCGCTGGCGACCTTTGCCCGGGTCAATAAATACGGCTTCATCGAGGCGCCCTACCGCAAGGTGAAGGGCGGCCGCGTGACCGACGAGGTGGTCTATCTCTCGGCGATCGAGGAGGCGAAGTACCACATCGGCCAGGCGAACGTGCTGCTCGACGACGAGGGGCGTTTCCTGGAGGAGCTGGTCACCGCCCGCATCGCCGGCGATGTGACCATGGTCTCACCCGACCGGCTCGACTATGTCGATGTGTCGCCCAAGCAGCTGGTCTCGGTTGCCGCAGCGCTCATTCCGTTCCTCGAGAATGACGACGCCAACCGCGCTCTGATGGGCTCGAACATGCAGCGCCAGGCTGTGCCCCTGATCAAGACCGATGCGCCGCTCGTCGGCACCGGCATGGAGGAGGTCGTCGCCCGCGATTCGGGCGCTGCCATTTCCGCCCGCCGCACCGGCATTGTCGATCAGGTCGACTCGCGCCGTATCGTGATCCGGGCCACCGAGGAGACCGATCCGTCCCGCTCCGGCGTGGACATCTACAACCTCGCGAAGTTCCAGCGCTCCAACCAGAACACCTGTATCAACCAGCGCCCGCTCGTCCGGGTGGGTGATCGGGTGAGGGCAGGCGACATCATCGCTGATGGGCCCTCGACCGATCTCGGCGATCTGGCGCTCGGCCGGAACGTGCTCGTCGCGTTCATGCCCTGGAACGGGTACAATTTCGAGGACTCGATCCTGATCTCGGAACGGGCCGTCCGCGACGACATTTTCACCTCTATCCACATCGAGGAATTTGAGGTGATGGCGCGTGACACCAAGCTCGGGCCGGAGGAAATCACCCGCGACATTCCCAATGTCGGTGAGGAGGCCCTCAAGAACCTGGATGAGGCCGGCATTGTCTATATTGGTGCCGAGGTGAAGCCGGGTGATATCCTGGTGGGCAAGATCACGCCCAAGGGCGAAAGCCCGATGACGCCGGAAGAGAAGCTCTTGCGGGCGATCTTCGGCGAGAAGGCGTCTGACGTCCGCGACACCAGCCTCCGTGTGCCGCCTGGCGTGCAGGGCACGATCGTCGAGGTTAGGGTCTTCAACCGCCATGGCGTCGATAAGGACGAGCGCGCGCTCGCCATCGAACGCGAGGAGATCGAGCGTCTCGCCAAGGACCGCGACGACGAGTTGGCGATCCTTGATCGCAACACCTATGGCCGCCTGGCGGACTTCCTCACCGGGAAGGAAGCAGCGGGCGGGCCGCGCGGGTTCAAGGTCGAGGGCAAGATCGACAATGCCAAGCTTGACGAGATGCCCCGCTCGAAATGGTGGGAGATCGCGCTGGTCGACGAGAAGTCGCTCTCCGAGCTCGAAGCTATGCGCCAGCAATATGAAGACTCCAAGAAGCGCCTTGAGCAGCGTTTCCTGGACAAGGTGGAGAAGCTGCAGCGTGGCGATGAGCTGCCGCCCGGCGTGATGAAGATGGTCAAGGTCTTCGTTGCGGTGAAGCGGAAGATCCAGCCTGGCGACAAGATGGCCGGCCGTCACGGCAATAAGGGTGTCATTTCCAGGATCGTTCCGATCGAGGATATGCCCTTTGCCGAAGACGGGACCCCGGTCGACATGGTGCTCAACCCGCTTGGCGTGCCGAGCCGTATGAATGTCGGACAGATCTTGGAGACCCATCTGGGCTGGGCCTGTGCCGGGCTTGGACGGCAGATCGCCGAGCTGTGCGACATGTATTACGAGAACCGGGACGTTGCGCCCCTGAAGAAGAAGCTTGAGAGCATCTATGGCAAAGGTGACGGCCTTGCCGAGCTGAAGGACGAGGAACTCGTCTCCTTGGCTGACAGCATGCGCGGCGGCGTTCCCATGGCGACCCCCGTCTTCGACGGCGCCAAGGAAGAGGACATCGTCCACATGCTCGAAGAGGCCGGCGTCTCAAGCTCGGGTCAGGTGACGCTCTATGACGGCCGCACCGGTGAGGCCTTCGACCGTAAGGTGACTGTTGGCTATATCTACATGCTGAAGCTGCATCACCTGGTCGATGACAAGATCCATGCCCGTTCGATCGGCCCATACAGCTTGGTGACCCAGCAGCCGCTGGGCGGCAAGGCGCAGTTCGGCGGTCAGCGCTTCGGAGAAATGGAGGTCTGGGCGCTCGAAGCTTACGGCGCTGCCTATACCTTGCAGGAGATGTTGACGGTGAAGTCGGACGACGTGGCCGGCCGCACCAAGGTCTACGAGGCGATCGTCCGTGGCGACGACACCTTCGAGGCCGGCATCCCCGAAAGCTTCAACGTGCTGGTCAAGGAGATGCGCTCGCTCGGCCTCAATGTCGAGCTGACGTCCTCGGATACCTGA
- the nusG gene encoding transcription termination/antitermination protein NusG translates to MAKRWYIVHTYSNFEKKVAETLKEQAAQQGLEHLFEDILVPTEEVVEVRRGRKVTSERRFFPGYVLVRMEMTDQAYHLIRNIPKVTGFLGSDNRPIPISNAEAERILHQVKEGVERPRPSVMFEVGEQVKVSDGPFASFNGLVEEVDEERSRLKVAVSIFGRPTPVELEFGQVEKV, encoded by the coding sequence ATGGCTAAGCGCTGGTACATCGTTCACACCTATTCGAATTTTGAGAAAAAGGTGGCGGAAACCCTGAAGGAGCAGGCAGCTCAGCAGGGTCTTGAGCATCTTTTCGAGGATATTCTGGTGCCGACTGAGGAAGTCGTCGAGGTCCGCCGTGGCCGCAAGGTGACGAGCGAGCGGCGCTTCTTCCCCGGTTACGTGCTCGTGCGGATGGAAATGACCGATCAGGCCTATCATCTCATCCGCAACATCCCCAAGGTGACTGGGTTCTTGGGCTCCGACAACCGGCCGATCCCCATCTCCAACGCGGAGGCGGAGCGCATCCTTCACCAGGTGAAGGAGGGCGTCGAGCGCCCGCGGCCTTCGGTCATGTTCGAGGTTGGCGAGCAGGTCAAAGTGTCGGATGGTCCCTTCGCCTCCTTCAATGGACTTGTCGAGGAAGTCGACGAGGAACGTTCGCGGCTCAAGGTGGCCGTGTCGATTTTTGGCCGGCCGACGCCGGTCGAACTGGAATTCGGGCAGGTCGAGAAGGTCTGA
- the rplL gene encoding 50S ribosomal protein L7/L12 has protein sequence MADLSKIVDELSSLTVLEAAELSKLLEEKWGVSAAAPVAVAAVGGGAAGAAAPAEEQTEFTVMLNSAGDKKINVIKVVREITSLGLKEAKDLVEGAPKPVKEGVSKAEGEDIKKKLEEAGATVELK, from the coding sequence ATGGCTGATCTGTCGAAGATTGTTGACGAGCTGTCGAGCCTGACGGTTCTCGAGGCTGCCGAGCTGTCGAAGCTCCTGGAAGAGAAGTGGGGCGTTTCCGCCGCTGCGCCGGTCGCGGTTGCAGCTGTTGGCGGTGGCGCTGCAGGTGCTGCAGCGCCTGCTGAGGAGCAGACCGAGTTCACGGTCATGCTGAACTCTGCTGGCGACAAGAAGATCAACGTGATCAAGGTCGTCCGCGAGATCACCTCGCTGGGCCTCAAGGAGGCGAAGGACCTGGTCGAAGGCGCGCCGAAGCCGGTTAAGGAAGGCGTGTCCAAGGCCGAGGGCGAGGATATCAAGAAGAAGCTGGAAGAGGCTGGCGCAACGGTTGAGCTTAAATAG
- a CDS encoding TetR/AcrR family transcriptional regulator — protein MVKGIYVLIDKIEVGMRTGRPRSFDRDRALATAMEIFWRKGFAATSIADLCAALAIAPPSLYAAFGSKESLYEECISHYMNNLAPRVWHGFDKAATAREAIEALLCQSADVLPAADKPGGCMVTLSNPGGEGSERLGQFLEDARRQSLELVERRIRQAIATGEISSRADPATMARYFLSVQQGMSIQARDGSTAEELRAVACAAMKAWPALAHGDEGEEQGPKAPLTGR, from the coding sequence ATGGTCAAGGGCATTTATGTATTGATCGATAAAATAGAGGTGGGCATGCGAACAGGACGGCCGCGCAGTTTCGACCGGGATCGTGCATTGGCAACCGCAATGGAGATTTTCTGGCGGAAGGGGTTTGCCGCAACCTCCATCGCGGATCTATGCGCTGCGCTGGCGATCGCACCGCCGAGCCTCTATGCCGCATTCGGCAGCAAGGAGAGCCTCTATGAGGAATGCATCTCCCATTACATGAACAACCTCGCGCCGCGGGTTTGGCACGGGTTCGACAAGGCAGCGACTGCCCGCGAAGCCATTGAGGCGCTTCTCTGTCAATCCGCCGATGTGTTGCCCGCAGCAGATAAGCCGGGCGGATGCATGGTCACCTTGTCGAACCCGGGCGGCGAAGGAAGCGAGAGGCTTGGCCAGTTCCTTGAGGATGCGAGGCGTCAAAGCCTTGAGCTCGTCGAGAGGAGGATCAGGCAAGCGATCGCCACGGGAGAGATCAGCAGCCGCGCAGACCCGGCCACGATGGCACGCTATTTTCTAAGCGTCCAGCAAGGCATGTCCATCCAGGCACGCGACGGCTCGACGGCCGAAGAGCTGCGTGCCGTGGCCTGTGCTGCGATGAAGGCATGGCCCGCCCTTGCCCATGGCGACGAAGGCGAAGAGCAGGGGCCAAAGGCGCCGCTCACAGGGCGGTGA